TAGCAGGGCCACCACCCTGACCACAGATGAGCCCAGTCAGACCAGCCTCTTGCAAGTAGCCATTGAAACCGGGCGAAAACACCAGATCCGCAAGCACTTGCAGAGCATCGGGCATCCGATTGTCGGGGATCGCCTTTACGGAAGGCCTGCCAAGACTCCCCTGCAACTTCTGGCCCTCAGCCTCGAATTCGACTGCCCTCTGAGCCGGCAACGGGTAAAACTGGAACTGCCAGAGCCTCTGAACAGACTGAGCCCTGTCTGACCGGCCAGGGCTGAATCACTGATCGGCAAACTCACCCAGCAAGTGGACTAACCCCCGCCCCAACGTGGCACGCCAATGATAGTAATCATGCCCGGCACCGAATTCCTCCAGCATCACATCGTAACCCTTTACGGAAAGGATCTGTTCTAGTTGTCGATTGGCATTCAGGATGCCACTTTCACCAAAATCAGTCTCGAATACCCCTGCACTCAGATAAAAACGGACCGGCAAAAGGGGGGCTTCCGCCAGCCTTGCATTCAACCACTCCGGACGTACATCCTCTTCCGGACTCCACCAGAAGGATCCGGACTGGCTCAACACCAGACCAAACAACTCCGGGTAACGGTAGGCCGTGCAGGCCGATGCCAGCCCCCCGAAACTGGCGCCGGCCAGCAGCGTCTGCTCCCCGGAAAATACCAGTCCGGTTTTGCCCGCGACAAAAGGCAGCAGCTCCAGCGCCATAAAATCGGCAAAGGTTTCGTTGCAAGGCAATTCACTATTGCGCGCGCTGCGGTTCGGATTGCTCACAAACACAGCAACAACCGGAGGAATCTCTCCACTGCGGCTCAGGTTATCCAGAATTCTCGGTGCAGGCACTTTGCTCAGATAATCATCTCCGTCAAAGAAAATAACCAGGGGCACTGCATCATCCCCGGAGGCGTTTAAATCCTCAGGTACCATAATAGCGATATCCCGGGTATTACCGAGCCGGTCACTGGTCAGCGGGTAACGGGAAGGCTCCGGCAACGGACGATCGCCATCGAGCAGGTTGTCCGAAGGCGCCTTGTCCAATTCCAGCACTGAGCGCGAGTTGTAAACATCCGAAGCCCCGCCGGGATACCAAACGTGTGGATTGGCCGGGTCCCTCTGTGCCGTGGCAAGAATCGCAACCCGCTGATCCCGGGGGGAGCCATTCACTCTGGGAACATCCGGCGCCAGCATATAGCTCATACGGGTATCAGCAGGCATAGCGTAACTCCGGTACCAGATATCCGTACCTGCAAGCCGGAACAAAGGATCATGCTCGTAGCCAGGCCCACCGAAGAGAAGCACCCGGTCGTTGGCGCCGTACCACAGAAAGGTCACCAGACGCTCATCAGCTTTCAGGCCCGAATCCGGTACATCGTCCGGCAATTCGACCAGAGGGGTTCCATCGGCTACCAGCGAAGACCAGACGCTATCCGGAGTCTGGCCGTTTTGCAGCGCTTGTCGTGCCGACAGGACTCTCCTGCTCTGGATATCGGAACGAATATTTTCTCCGGGAGCCAGCAGCGGTACCTTCTCGAGTTTCAGGTGCACCTCTGCCTCAGGCCTTAAAGTCTGAATGACCAGACGGTAGTTCCCGGCTTCCGGGGCTGCAAAGTAAATCCACGCTTCCGAATCGCCGTGGC
This sequence is a window from Marinobacter sp. ANT_B65. Protein-coding genes within it:
- a CDS encoding alpha/beta hydrolase-fold protein; translated protein: MPFLVISLAALAANGATLELPVNIRFTIDAGEHYSLPVALKKGEYIRGHLSGQSALEAMIHDDSGPVRYLAGHGDSEAWIYFAAPEAGNYRLVIQTLRPEAEVHLKLEKVPLLAPGENIRSDIQSRRVLSARQALQNGQTPDSVWSSLVADGTPLVELPDDVPDSGLKADERLVTFLWYGANDRVLLFGGPGYEHDPLFRLAGTDIWYRSYAMPADTRMSYMLAPDVPRVNGSPRDQRVAILATAQRDPANPHVWYPGGASDVYNSRSVLELDKAPSDNLLDGDRPLPEPSRYPLTSDRLGNTRDIAIMVPEDLNASGDDAVPLVIFFDGDDYLSKVPAPRILDNLSRSGEIPPVVAVFVSNPNRSARNSELPCNETFADFMALELLPFVAGKTGLVFSGEQTLLAGASFGGLASACTAYRYPELFGLVLSQSGSFWWSPEEDVRPEWLNARLAEAPLLPVRFYLSAGVFETDFGESGILNANRQLEQILSVKGYDVMLEEFGAGHDYYHWRATLGRGLVHLLGEFADQ